From Pseudodesulfovibrio nedwellii:
TGAAGAGACCGGTACCATGGCTGCTTGCAACTTCTACAAGAACATGAAAGACGGTGGTTTCAAGTTCATCGAATTGAACGGTGAAGATTCCATCGACACTATCAAGGATTACTTGATGAGCCAGCTCGTCTAGTTCTATTTACAGAAAGATATTAAGCCTCTTCCATTATTATGGAAGAGGCTTTTTTATATTTTATGGTGTACTTTTGCCTGACGCGATAAGCTCTTTTGATAACCATAGAAGAGAGCTATTTTCTGGGGTGACCTGTTTGATAATAAAGTTTTTATCTTGATTTCTTCTGGTCCATGAAGCGTGGTCATTTATGCATTATAAATAAAAAAAGGGAAGGACCATATGGCCCTTCCCTTTTTGTTTGTAGTGTATCGAAGACTTATGCTTCAGCTTCCTGCAAGTCTGCGGCACCGGGACCGAATCCAAGCAGGATCGGGCTAGCGACAAAGATGGAGGAATAGGTACCCACACCTACGCCGATGAGCAGAGCCAAGGCAAAGTCATGGATAACGCTGCCGCCCAGTACGAACAGGCAGAAGACAACCAACAAGGTTGTTACTGATGTCATGATTGTACGCGACAGGGTCTGGTTTACAGCAGTGTTGATAATCGAGGCGAACGTGGTGTTGCCTTTGCGGGCATTATTGTTCTCACGGATACGGTCAAAGACAATAATGGTGTCATTGAGCGAATAACCGATGATGGTCAACAATGCTGCGATGATGGTTAAATCGAATTCTTTACCAAGAATGGAAAAGATGCCGACTGTAATAGCCACGTCGTGTATGAGTGCTGCAACTGCGCCTAGAGCGTAATTAAGTTTCAAATACCAGCATAGTCCTACAGTGATAATGAGTGCTGCAATGATCAGCCACCCCATTTCAACACCGAGCAGACCTATGCCGTACACGCCAAAGCCTAAAGCCGCAGCCATGACGCCTGCAACGGTCCATCGTTGTTCAAAGCGACCGGAGATGTACACGGCAATAAGGAGAACTGCGTAGAACAGAGCCTCAAGAGCTTTTGTGCGTAAATCCGCGCCCACTTTTGGACCGACCATTTCGAGACGTTGTATCTCGAAATGAGCGCCATCAAGATTGTTTGATAAAGCACTGGTTACCCTATTTCGCACCTCTTCTGAGGTGATATTAGAGCTCGATGTACGAATCAAGTATTCATGGTCGCCGTCCAGTCCGAGGGTCTGAACAACGAGGCCGGGCAATTCAACGCCACTCACGGCGTTTTTGACCATTTCTACATCAGTGTTTTTGTCGATCTTCACCTGGACGATCATGCCGCCTGCGAAGTCGATGCCATACTTCGGGCCACCCTTGATGAGAAGGGAGCCAAGGCCGGCCAGGATGATAACCGCTGAAATAGCGAAAGCGATCTTCCTGAGTCCGATGAAGTCTATTTTGGTATCAGGTTTGATTATTTGAAGTCCCATTGTCTTCCCCTTAGATGCTCAGCTTGGCGCTATCGGAGCGGCTCTTTAAGTACAAGTCGAACAGGATGCGCGACACGAAGATTGCCGTAAACATGGACGTTATGATGCCCAAGGTCAGTGTGACGGCGAAGCCGCGAACAGGTCCGGTACCAAATTGATAGAGGATGACTGCCGCAATGACCGTCGTCACGTTAGCGTCGAGAATGGTCAGGGTCGCCCTGCCATATCCTTCTGCTACAGCCTGCGATGCGGACAGGCCGCGTCGCAGTTCCTCGCGGATGCGTTCGAAGATAATTACGTTTGCATCAACAGCCATACCGATTGTCAGAATGATACCGGCAATACCCGGTAGGGTCAGCGTGGCACCGAAAGCTGCCAGTCCACCCATGATGAGCATGATATTAATGCAAAGCACAACGTCCGCTACCAGTCCGGCAAAGCCGTAGTAAATAGCCATGAAGCCAAGTACCATTGCCATGCCGATGAAAGCGGACATGATGCCGTTGTCGATGGATTCTTGTCCCAAAGATGGGCCAACGCTACGTTGTTCCAGAATTTCGACTGGAGCAGGCAGTGAACCGGCGCGAAGCACGACTGCGAGATCGCGGGCTTCTTCTCGGCTGAACTGACCGGTGATGGAAGCGCGTCCACCAGAGATACGTTCCTGAATGACTGGTGCGGAATACACCTTGCCGTCCAGAACAATGGCCATACGCTTGTTCACGTTGTCGGTCGTCAGGTTGGTGAAGATGGATCCACCGCGTGCATTAAATGTAATAGAAACGTACGGAGCGTTCCAATTGTCAAGAAGCACCTTTGCATCGGTCACGTATTCACCGGTCAGGACCGCGTCACGTTTCAGAACGATGGCAGATTCGGCGTAATCGCCGCTCGGTAATTTCTTGAGCAGAACGGAAAGTTCACGGCCGGGAGCAAGAATGCCCTGCTTGGCCTTGGCAATATCAGCAGTGTCGTCCACCATCTTGAATTCGAGATGAGCAGTCTGGCCGATGATTTTGATTGCGCGCTCAGGATCTTGCAAACCAGGCAACTGCACTTGAATGCGGTTATCCTGTTGTTTGCGAATGTCCGGTTCGGCAACGCCGAATTGGTCAATCCTGTTGCGAATGGTTTTGATCGCCTGTTCCATGGTCAGCTTTTCTATATCACTACGATATTGTGGTGATATGGACAGGATGTATTCTTCCTTGCCGCCGTCCATGATCTTGGTATCTTCAATAGTGAACTGTGTGTAGTCAGTGATGACTTTTTCGAATGCCTCTTTCTGTTCACTTTTGAGAAGCACGACTTCGATTTGCGATTCATTCAAAACGTTTGGACGCAGAACAAAGATTTCTTTGTCGCGAGCCACGGCTTTGAGGTCGTCGCCGAGTCGGGCGAGGTTGTTGTCCATGGCAGTATCCATATCCACTCCGAGAGTGAGATTGATACCACCTTTGAGGTCAAGGCCGAGGTTGATGGAGTCGCCTGGCAGAATTTTGCCTATTGCTGACTCCTTGAAGCCCGGTATGGACGGCAGCATGTAGGCCAATCCGAGGACCAGGACGACGAGAGCTGTTACGGCTCTCCAACGCAAACTTTGCATGAAAACTCCCTTAATACGAACTAGTTGCAACCTCTTTGCACTACCCTTGCGATAAACACAAGTACGGACCGGGCCACGGAAAAGTTGTGGTCCGGTCCGTTAGGGTGTCTCAAAAACTGGTTGCAAGAACCTACTTTTTGTCAGCTGTCGGTACGCCGCCGTCTTTGTCGGCAACGAATCCGCGCTTAATAACGACATTAACGCCGGTTGCAATCTCAATGGTGAGATTGTCACCATCGATATTCACGATGGAGCCGAGGATGCCGCCATTGGTCCATACCTTGTCACCCTTACTCAGGGCTTGGAGCATGGCCTTGTGCGTCTTCTGCTTTTTTTGCTGAGGGCGAATGAGCAGAAAGTAGAAAATGGCGAACATGAGGACCAGCATGGGCAGCGGGCCGCCGAGAAGGCCGCCCAGACCGCCTGCCTCGCCGCCGCCGGTGGGCGGAGCCATGGCATATGCTACGGAATCGAAGAACATAGGTTCCTCCAGAAAAGGTTAATAATGTTGCAGTCTTCTGAGCTATCTAACAGGGAACATACAGATTGCCGTACGGTCGATGTGAGAACGGACGAATCTTCACAAAGTTCTCACTCATTATTTCCGTGCTGTCCAGCTTCAATTCGTTAGCGTAATCTTTAACTAAATCTTCAATAATTTTCAAATCTTCAGAATTCACGGGTTGAGCGTTCAAACCAGGACCGAGTTGATTCTCAGGAACGTCTCCGCGAATATAGATTACACCGCCATGCATTC
This genomic window contains:
- the secD gene encoding protein translocase subunit SecD, translating into MQSLRWRAVTALVVLVLGLAYMLPSIPGFKESAIGKILPGDSINLGLDLKGGINLTLGVDMDTAMDNNLARLGDDLKAVARDKEIFVLRPNVLNESQIEVVLLKSEQKEAFEKVITDYTQFTIEDTKIMDGGKEEYILSISPQYRSDIEKLTMEQAIKTIRNRIDQFGVAEPDIRKQQDNRIQVQLPGLQDPERAIKIIGQTAHLEFKMVDDTADIAKAKQGILAPGRELSVLLKKLPSGDYAESAIVLKRDAVLTGEYVTDAKVLLDNWNAPYVSITFNARGGSIFTNLTTDNVNKRMAIVLDGKVYSAPVIQERISGGRASITGQFSREEARDLAVVLRAGSLPAPVEILEQRSVGPSLGQESIDNGIMSAFIGMAMVLGFMAIYYGFAGLVADVVLCINIMLIMGGLAAFGATLTLPGIAGIILTIGMAVDANVIIFERIREELRRGLSASQAVAEGYGRATLTILDANVTTVIAAVILYQFGTGPVRGFAVTLTLGIITSMFTAIFVSRILFDLYLKSRSDSAKLSI
- the yajC gene encoding preprotein translocase subunit YajC, producing the protein MFFDSVAYAMAPPTGGGEAGGLGGLLGGPLPMLVLMFAIFYFLLIRPQQKKQKTHKAMLQALSKGDKVWTNGGILGSIVNIDGDNLTIEIATGVNVVIKRGFVADKDGGVPTADKK
- the secF gene encoding protein translocase subunit SecF, with amino-acid sequence MGLQIIKPDTKIDFIGLRKIAFAISAVIILAGLGSLLIKGGPKYGIDFAGGMIVQVKIDKNTDVEMVKNAVSGVELPGLVVQTLGLDGDHEYLIRTSSSNITSEEVRNRVTSALSNNLDGAHFEIQRLEMVGPKVGADLRTKALEALFYAVLLIAVYISGRFEQRWTVAGVMAAALGFGVYGIGLLGVEMGWLIIAALIITVGLCWYLKLNYALGAVAALIHDVAITVGIFSILGKEFDLTIIAALLTIIGYSLNDTIIVFDRIRENNNARKGNTTFASIINTAVNQTLSRTIMTSVTTLLVVFCLFVLGGSVIHDFALALLIGVGVGTYSSIFVASPILLGFGPGAADLQEAEA